The Cyclobacteriaceae bacterium genome includes a region encoding these proteins:
- the floA gene encoding flotillin-like protein FloA (flotillin-like protein involved in membrane lipid rafts), with product MDIFLLIMVLGGFILFFILMYYVPVGLWFTAIISGVKVSIFDLILMRIRKVPPSIIINSSITATKAGLKLTTSELETHYMAGGNVPNVIRALISAEKANINLSFKQATAINLAGRDVFEAVQISVNPKVITTPKVAAVAADGIQLIAVARVTVRASIAQLVGGAGEDTILARVGEGIVTSIGSAQSHKEVLANPDKISKLVLSRGLDAGTAFEILSIDIADVDVGANIGAKLQTDQAAADLKVAEARAEERRAMAVALEQEMIAKAQEARANVIQAEAEIPKAIAQAFVNGNLGVMDYYKMQNVQADTDMRQSISGTGKTGQSPNTTGK from the coding sequence ATGGATATCTTTTTATTAATAATGGTTCTTGGAGGGTTTATTCTCTTCTTTATTCTCATGTACTATGTGCCGGTAGGACTTTGGTTCACCGCTATTATTTCAGGAGTGAAAGTTTCAATCTTTGATCTTATCCTGATGAGGATTCGTAAAGTGCCACCAAGCATCATCATCAACTCTTCAATCACAGCAACGAAGGCTGGATTAAAGCTTACCACCAGTGAACTTGAAACACATTACATGGCAGGTGGAAATGTTCCAAACGTTATTCGTGCTTTGATCTCCGCTGAGAAAGCAAATATTAACCTGAGCTTTAAGCAAGCAACTGCCATCAACCTCGCGGGTCGTGATGTATTCGAAGCAGTGCAGATATCAGTTAATCCAAAAGTAATCACCACACCAAAAGTTGCCGCTGTGGCAGCAGATGGTATTCAGTTGATTGCAGTTGCGCGTGTTACCGTCCGTGCCAGCATTGCCCAGTTGGTCGGGGGTGCCGGTGAAGACACCATTCTTGCACGCGTTGGTGAAGGCATTGTAACATCCATTGGTTCAGCGCAATCTCATAAAGAAGTATTGGCGAACCCTGATAAAATATCCAAGCTTGTATTATCACGTGGTCTCGATGCGGGAACAGCCTTCGAAATTCTTTCTATTGATATTGCTGACGTAGATGTAGGCGCAAACATTGGTGCCAAGCTTCAAACAGATCAGGCTGCTGCCGACTTGAAAGTTGCAGAAGCCCGTGCAGAAGAGCGTCGCGCAATGGCGGTAGCCCTTGAGCAGGAAATGATCGCGAAAGCACAGGAAGCAAGAGCAAACGTGATCCAGGCGGAAGCTGAAATCCCTAAAGCAATTGCCCAGGCCTTTGTAAATGGAAATCTTGGTGTAATGGATTATTACAAAATGCAGAATGTACAGGCAGATACGGATATGAGACAATCTATTTCCGGAACTGGAAAAACAGGACAATCACCAAATACAACAGGCAAGTAA
- a CDS encoding WG repeat-containing protein → MKLAGLLFIFVAFSSSLLASDYQRFEENGKVGLKDSQGAVVLPASFDALGWSDGNFSLIGQITGYRQNNRWGLLNLKKEFITKAEFTTLTWPGSDRIIVSQSVNSFTIKFGCIDLQGKQIIPIKYDAIDIHSLRAIVMNKNGVRYEYGLIDLNDRSILPMKFKKITPIGSLRYAVMNFSDKIALCSEEGKWVTDFIIDHISDFHHDLAIIHQGWKQGVIDRTGDIKVLPQYRAIHIIGPDHITVRKADEWKLMNEKFHDLQRIPADELIYNNEGLYRITLNNKSGLVSDILQPRWPLDYDYIGPVNDQQAIVKKDGKFGLLRLNQTAVIPIAFDSLCTQQGFVRTMKKSGGKSSWELYDTFGIRKTNKSYDFMDRFNGKFFPVKNRGHWGAVDRYGKEQIACVYDSLLQHNDSLVTIIFKGNYGIITLQDQWRMPPQKNPIQLLPDNHYLEKQDSLLFLKDISGNTLYFTDHQVTVFEDHLVERLSDGTEKEISFQGQIISRKEPVIIVAERTFRESEGLIGIKRDGKFGFVDNRGRLRIANRYEGIGEFHDGLAPIQLLGKWGYINKSDEIIIQPTYEFTGNFEEKVALVSRKSKFGMINSDGKELLELRYDSIKKITSQLFLLTLGRQQGLADTQGRILIEPRFDAIEVINDEQVMVLQNKKFGVLTKDGMNVLPIQYTRLIHLPARKSFVSQQKSSWETILLK, encoded by the coding sequence ATGAAACTCGCAGGGCTTCTTTTCATTTTTGTCGCATTCTCCTCCTCACTTCTGGCGAGTGACTATCAGCGATTTGAAGAAAATGGAAAGGTAGGATTGAAAGACAGTCAGGGGGCAGTAGTTCTGCCGGCTTCCTTTGATGCACTTGGCTGGTCGGATGGAAATTTTTCACTGATCGGTCAGATCACCGGATATCGTCAGAACAATCGCTGGGGTTTACTGAATCTCAAAAAAGAATTTATTACCAAGGCTGAGTTTACAACACTGACCTGGCCGGGTAGTGACAGGATCATTGTCAGTCAATCTGTAAATTCATTTACGATCAAGTTTGGATGCATTGACCTCCAGGGAAAACAGATCATTCCCATTAAATATGATGCGATCGATATTCATTCTCTTCGCGCCATTGTTATGAATAAAAATGGAGTGCGTTATGAATACGGACTTATCGATCTCAATGATCGCTCCATCCTTCCAATGAAGTTCAAGAAGATCACACCAATAGGATCTCTTCGCTATGCTGTCATGAACTTCTCTGATAAAATTGCGCTCTGCAGTGAAGAAGGTAAATGGGTCACTGATTTTATCATCGATCATATTTCTGATTTCCATCATGATCTTGCCATCATTCATCAGGGATGGAAGCAAGGCGTGATTGATCGCACCGGTGATATTAAAGTGCTGCCTCAGTACCGCGCCATTCACATCATCGGACCGGATCACATTACCGTTCGCAAAGCTGATGAATGGAAGCTGATGAATGAAAAGTTTCATGATCTTCAGCGCATTCCGGCGGATGAACTGATCTATAACAATGAAGGTTTGTATCGGATTACCCTCAATAACAAAAGCGGACTAGTCAGTGATATATTACAACCCCGATGGCCACTGGATTATGATTACATCGGGCCGGTTAATGATCAGCAGGCAATTGTAAAAAAGGATGGAAAGTTTGGGCTCCTTAGGTTGAATCAAACGGCTGTAATTCCGATAGCGTTTGACTCACTGTGCACTCAACAGGGCTTTGTGCGCACGATGAAAAAGTCGGGTGGCAAGTCTTCCTGGGAGCTCTATGACACCTTCGGAATCCGCAAGACTAACAAGTCTTATGATTTTATGGATCGCTTCAACGGCAAATTCTTTCCTGTAAAAAACCGTGGGCATTGGGGTGCGGTGGATCGCTATGGCAAAGAGCAGATCGCATGCGTTTACGATTCCCTTTTACAGCACAACGATTCCCTTGTAACAATCATCTTCAAGGGAAATTATGGTATTATCACGCTTCAGGATCAATGGAGGATGCCTCCTCAAAAAAATCCAATTCAGCTTCTTCCTGACAACCATTACCTGGAGAAACAGGACAGTCTCCTCTTTTTAAAAGACATTTCGGGAAACACACTCTACTTTACGGATCATCAGGTCACCGTTTTTGAAGATCATCTGGTGGAAAGACTTTCTGATGGAACAGAGAAAGAGATCAGCTTTCAGGGACAGATCATTAGCCGGAAGGAACCCGTGATTATTGTTGCTGAAAGAACATTCCGTGAAAGCGAAGGTCTCATTGGAATAAAGCGAGATGGGAAGTTCGGCTTTGTTGATAATCGGGGTCGTCTTCGCATTGCCAATCGCTATGAAGGAATCGGAGAATTTCATGATGGCCTTGCACCGATACAATTACTGGGCAAATGGGGATACATCAATAAATCCGATGAGATCATCATTCAACCGACCTATGAGTTTACTGGCAACTTCGAAGAGAAAGTGGCACTGGTATCTAGAAAGTCAAAGTTTGGAATGATCAACAGTGACGGAAAGGAATTGCTGGAACTCCGCTATGATTCGATAAAGAAAATAACATCACAGCTCTTTCTATTAACGCTTGGCAGACAGCAAGGATTGGCGGATACACAGGGAAGAATATTGATTGAGCCCCGCTTCGACGCTATTGAAGTTATCAATGACGAACAGGTTATGGTACTTCAAAACAAAAAATTCGGTGTGCTGACTAAAGATGGAATGAATGTTCTTCCTATTCAATACACCAGGCTCATTCATCTTCCTGCCAGAAAGAGTTTTGTGAGTCAGCAGAAATCTTCCTGGGAAACAATTCTGTTAAAATAA
- a CDS encoding MBL fold metallo-hydrolase, with amino-acid sequence MYVEQLYTNCLAEAAYYIESEGEAAIIDPLRETEPYILLAKKRGAVIKYVFETHFHADFVSGHIDLARKVNAPIIYGPMADTKYEVINAKDGQEFKLGKVTFRVLHTPGHTPESSCYLLLDEKGKEHAVFTGDTLFVGDVGRPDLLDGVMSQDDLAGMLYDSLNSKIKTLNNETIVYPAHGPGSACGKNIGKETFSTIGEQKKFNYALKEQTREEFIRQLTDGILPPPAYFFEDARINKNGYEPIDDVMEGNSTPLSLSQFKNEMNKGAIVLDVRTADEFERGFIPGAINIGLNGQFAVWAGTLLDINQPLVLVAERGKENETILRLARVGYEKVSGYLEGGISSWDGELDTVKSIIAEDFKSTVKRDTGVLDVRKPGEWNTAHLKDAQFVPLANMPENLEGFDKNRTYVVHCGGGYRSMTAISLMKREGFTNLINVYGGFSAMVNAGLEMVTEEMVS; translated from the coding sequence ATGTACGTTGAACAGCTATACACCAATTGTCTTGCAGAAGCTGCCTATTATATAGAGTCGGAAGGAGAGGCTGCCATCATTGATCCTCTTCGCGAAACGGAACCGTACATATTGCTGGCAAAAAAACGCGGTGCAGTGATCAAGTATGTCTTTGAAACGCACTTTCATGCTGATTTTGTTTCTGGACACATTGACCTGGCGAGAAAGGTGAACGCACCAATTATCTACGGTCCGATGGCTGATACAAAGTACGAGGTCATCAATGCTAAGGATGGCCAGGAGTTCAAACTTGGAAAAGTAACCTTCAGAGTGTTGCATACGCCCGGTCACACACCGGAATCATCGTGCTATTTATTATTGGATGAGAAGGGCAAGGAGCATGCTGTCTTTACAGGCGACACGCTCTTCGTAGGGGATGTAGGCAGACCCGATCTTCTGGACGGTGTGATGAGTCAGGATGACCTGGCGGGAATGTTATATGATTCCCTTAACAGCAAGATCAAAACGCTGAACAACGAAACGATTGTTTATCCAGCTCATGGCCCGGGCTCTGCCTGTGGAAAGAATATTGGAAAAGAAACTTTCTCAACTATTGGCGAACAAAAGAAATTCAACTACGCACTCAAGGAACAAACACGTGAAGAGTTCATTCGTCAGCTGACAGATGGAATTCTTCCTCCTCCTGCTTATTTCTTTGAAGATGCACGCATTAATAAAAACGGTTACGAACCTATTGACGATGTAATGGAAGGTAATTCAACACCGCTTTCTCTGAGTCAGTTTAAGAATGAAATGAACAAAGGAGCGATTGTTCTGGATGTTCGTACAGCAGACGAATTTGAAAGAGGCTTTATTCCCGGAGCAATAAACATCGGATTGAATGGGCAGTTTGCTGTCTGGGCAGGAACATTGCTGGATATCAATCAGCCACTGGTGTTGGTTGCAGAACGTGGAAAAGAAAATGAAACAATTCTTCGCCTTGCACGCGTAGGTTATGAAAAAGTCAGTGGTTATCTGGAAGGAGGTATCTCATCGTGGGATGGAGAGCTTGATACAGTTAAGTCCATTATTGCGGAAGACTTTAAATCGACGGTGAAAAGAGATACGGGAGTTCTGGATGTTCGTAAGCCAGGTGAATGGAATACAGCTCATTTAAAAGATGCACAGTTTGTTCCTCTTGCCAACATGCCTGAAAATCTAGAGGGCTTCGATAAGAACAGAACATACGTTGTTCATTGCGGTGGAGGTTACCGCTCAATGACAGCGATCTCACTGATGAAGCGTGAAGGATTTACCAACCTGATCAATGTTTACGGTGGCTTCAGTGCTATGGTAAACGCAGGTCTTGAAATGGTAACAGAAGAGATGGTTTCTTAA
- the rlmD gene encoding 23S rRNA (uracil(1939)-C(5))-methyltransferase RlmD: MTQLKKGDILTDIRVETMAAEGKCIARREGQVVFISGGAPGDLVDISLTKIKSAFLEGKVTTIKELSANRTTPFCSHFGLCGGCSWQHINYPTQLIYKQQQVVDNLERIGGLQLPAMKSILGSERQKYYRNKLDYTFSANRWLTRDELVEGKDIGSPGLGYHLPRMYDKVFDVEECYLQPAPSNDIRLLAREVALRENIPFFDLRKQVGFLRTLTIRTASTGEVMVILQVTYDKMEWTEKILTALSEKFPQITSVNYIINGKRNDTFADLDVICWKGNPYITESMPKPDGSGTLQFRVGPKSFYQTNSEQAFELYKIAWQMADLKGNELVYDLYTGTGTIANFVAGQARKVVGLEYVGAAIDDAKVNSSINQITNTDFYAGDMKDLLNESFLKTHGRPDIIITDPPRSGMHEDVCKMLLKAAPERIVYVSCNPATQARDLKILDQLYEITAVQPVDMFPQTIHVENVVRLDKRKS, from the coding sequence ATGACTCAACTCAAAAAGGGGGATATTCTTACTGACATTAGGGTGGAAACCATGGCCGCCGAAGGAAAATGTATTGCACGTCGCGAAGGCCAGGTGGTATTCATTTCGGGTGGTGCCCCTGGTGATCTTGTCGATATTTCACTCACCAAAATAAAAAGTGCATTCCTGGAAGGAAAAGTCACTACCATAAAAGAGTTGTCTGCAAATCGCACCACTCCTTTTTGTTCACACTTCGGTTTGTGCGGCGGTTGTTCATGGCAACACATCAACTATCCGACGCAATTGATTTACAAACAGCAGCAGGTAGTGGATAATCTTGAGCGCATCGGAGGCCTTCAGCTTCCCGCGATGAAATCCATTCTTGGTTCAGAGCGTCAGAAATATTATCGGAACAAGCTTGATTATACTTTCTCTGCGAATCGATGGCTCACGCGTGATGAGCTCGTGGAGGGAAAAGATATTGGCAGCCCAGGCCTTGGCTATCACTTGCCGAGGATGTATGATAAAGTTTTCGATGTTGAAGAATGTTATCTGCAGCCTGCACCATCCAATGACATCCGCTTATTAGCAAGAGAAGTCGCGCTAAGAGAGAACATTCCATTCTTTGATCTTAGAAAGCAAGTAGGCTTCTTACGGACACTCACCATTCGGACAGCATCTACGGGAGAAGTCATGGTCATACTGCAGGTGACGTATGATAAGATGGAGTGGACGGAAAAAATACTTACTGCATTGTCTGAAAAGTTTCCACAGATCACTTCTGTGAATTACATCATCAATGGAAAACGTAACGATACGTTTGCTGATCTGGATGTGATCTGCTGGAAAGGAAATCCCTACATAACGGAGTCGATGCCGAAGCCGGATGGAAGCGGAACATTGCAATTCCGTGTGGGTCCAAAATCTTTTTACCAAACGAATTCAGAACAGGCGTTTGAACTTTATAAGATCGCATGGCAAATGGCAGATCTTAAAGGCAACGAACTGGTGTATGATCTTTACACTGGCACAGGGACGATTGCAAACTTTGTTGCCGGTCAGGCCAGGAAAGTTGTCGGATTGGAATATGTAGGTGCTGCTATTGATGATGCAAAAGTAAATTCATCCATCAACCAGATCACGAATACGGATTTTTATGCCGGCGACATGAAGGATCTCCTCAATGAATCGTTCCTCAAAACTCACGGACGGCCTGACATCATCATTACAGATCCTCCACGATCTGGCATGCATGAAGATGTTTGCAAGATGCTTTTGAAAGCGGCGCCTGAAAGAATTGTCTATGTGAGCTGCAATCCCGCAACGCAGGCACGCGATCTTAAAATATTAGATCAGCTGTATGAGATCACCGCTGTGCAACCAGTAGATATGTTTCCTCAGACAATACATGTTGAGAATGTGGTGAGGCTGGATAAGAGAAAAAGTTAG
- a CDS encoding gliding motility-associated C-terminal domain-containing protein has translation MKKGILFLIFLIVPLLGTATHIVGGEFELIHISGYQYRLNLVIYFDEINGSPPAKDINGQDIRIFRKFDNVVMANIHLPYVSESLVSYTQPSCSHGELRTSRILYSNLVTLSPNSFNHAAGYYIGWERCCRNYGITNIFSQDPNAGGVLYAGQTFYLEFPPVIKNGVQFIDSTPRLFPPLNDYACPTKPYYTDFGGTDDDDDSLVYSLVTPLNTKTSESVPVNGSRPAPYPVVNYRVPFSPANIMNGAPDLKITTDGFLTVTPTTQGLYVFAVKVEEFRDKVKIGETRRDFQMLVVDACPVAVPPSIVGKKIGDPTYSNSKNLFVQYNNTTTNAQRCVTVKVSDEDSQRASDSFNEKVKIKVIPLNFKKDLSGLLPSVINATLSHGSTVEFDICFPDCPLLFPADAIIGIIAMDDACSLPLTDTLKVTIRVEPPPNTKPRFVQPATNPVTAVLAEGTQDAWPYQVVDDDNDPLVITLLTNNFILADAGMTFNTLNQTNGAAEGELKWNAYCDIFDFTKRTSFMVTIQVEDQDRCKIINPAKEVFNLSVILPGNASPTIDTDLTPASRERRVTGITRRINEPLNFSVTGKDIADNDLLVLTGRPKDFVLSDYGITITPPLVTGNGLVNSLFQWNISCTSVDLKKKDTFDFQFIVVDNANKCRFYKADTVDVQMKVLPPLNQAPVLSVTNSNSAATELSNNGISTTLGNAIKLLLTGTDNDLVPAKDNLKIALVSKDGEVAAEGFTFSEITGTSPIQTTFTWQPDCSIFKDGVYENDYTFKFMLTDDHCITAKKDSVTITVKIKDLDGSDSNFMPPNFFSPNGDNVNDYFAMELKDNTTGEVKNILPLDNCASQFESVRIYNRWGNQVYQSLERNFQWDGKGESAGVYFYFLKYTEKEYRGTVSLRY, from the coding sequence ATGAAAAAAGGGATCCTTTTCCTGATCTTCCTCATTGTCCCGCTTTTAGGGACTGCCACGCATATTGTGGGTGGTGAGTTTGAGCTCATTCATATCAGCGGGTATCAATACAGGCTAAACCTTGTCATTTATTTTGATGAGATCAATGGATCTCCGCCTGCGAAGGATATAAATGGTCAGGACATCAGGATCTTCAGAAAATTCGATAATGTGGTGATGGCAAATATTCATCTCCCTTATGTCTCCGAAAGTCTGGTAAGTTATACGCAACCCTCATGCTCACATGGTGAACTAAGAACCAGCCGCATACTCTATTCAAATCTTGTAACACTTTCTCCCAATAGTTTCAATCATGCCGCAGGCTATTATATCGGCTGGGAGCGATGCTGTAGAAATTATGGCATCACCAATATCTTTAGTCAGGACCCTAACGCCGGAGGTGTTCTCTATGCAGGCCAGACATTTTATCTTGAGTTTCCTCCCGTTATAAAAAACGGCGTACAATTCATTGATTCAACTCCAAGATTGTTTCCTCCTTTGAATGATTATGCTTGCCCAACCAAGCCTTACTATACAGACTTCGGTGGAACGGATGATGATGATGATTCATTGGTTTACTCCCTGGTCACTCCGTTAAACACCAAGACATCAGAGTCGGTACCGGTCAACGGCTCAAGGCCCGCACCGTATCCCGTAGTGAACTATCGTGTTCCCTTCAGTCCGGCAAATATTATGAACGGTGCACCGGATCTGAAAATCACAACCGATGGATTTCTGACAGTAACCCCAACCACTCAGGGCTTGTATGTCTTTGCTGTAAAGGTGGAAGAGTTTCGAGATAAGGTAAAGATCGGAGAGACGCGTCGCGACTTTCAGATGCTGGTGGTGGATGCATGTCCGGTGGCAGTGCCGCCATCGATTGTCGGAAAGAAGATCGGCGACCCAACCTATTCCAACAGTAAGAATTTGTTTGTCCAGTATAATAATACAACAACCAATGCTCAGCGATGCGTCACAGTAAAAGTATCAGATGAAGATTCTCAAAGGGCCAGTGATAGCTTCAATGAAAAAGTGAAGATCAAAGTAATTCCACTGAACTTCAAGAAAGACCTTTCCGGATTATTACCTTCTGTTATCAATGCAACGCTTTCACATGGCAGCACTGTTGAGTTTGATATTTGCTTCCCGGATTGCCCTCTTCTCTTCCCTGCAGATGCCATCATAGGAATTATTGCCATGGATGATGCCTGCAGCCTGCCATTGACAGATACATTGAAAGTTACCATTCGTGTAGAACCACCACCAAATACAAAGCCCCGATTTGTTCAGCCTGCCACCAATCCGGTTACTGCTGTACTGGCGGAAGGTACACAGGATGCGTGGCCTTATCAGGTAGTTGATGACGATAATGATCCATTGGTGATCACGTTGCTCACCAATAATTTTATACTTGCCGATGCCGGGATGACTTTTAATACACTGAATCAGACCAACGGCGCTGCTGAAGGTGAACTCAAGTGGAATGCGTACTGCGATATTTTTGATTTCACAAAACGAACATCCTTTATGGTCACCATCCAGGTGGAAGATCAGGACCGATGCAAGATTATCAATCCCGCCAAGGAGGTCTTTAACCTTTCCGTGATCCTTCCGGGAAATGCAAGTCCGACGATCGATACGGATCTCACACCTGCCAGCAGAGAGAGAAGGGTAACTGGCATTACCCGGCGAATCAATGAACCTCTTAATTTTTCTGTCACCGGAAAAGATATAGCTGATAATGATCTGCTCGTCCTAACCGGAAGACCCAAAGACTTTGTGCTTTCGGATTATGGCATCACCATCACACCGCCGCTTGTCACCGGCAACGGTCTGGTGAATAGCCTGTTTCAATGGAATATCAGCTGCACATCTGTTGATCTCAAAAAGAAAGACACTTTTGATTTCCAGTTTATCGTTGTAGATAATGCAAATAAGTGCAGGTTTTATAAAGCAGACACTGTAGACGTACAAATGAAAGTGCTGCCGCCGCTCAATCAGGCACCGGTTCTTTCCGTTACAAATTCTAACAGTGCTGCAACTGAATTAAGCAACAATGGAATTTCAACGACGCTGGGGAATGCCATAAAATTATTATTGACTGGCACGGATAACGATCTCGTTCCTGCGAAAGACAACCTTAAGATAGCGTTGGTTTCAAAAGACGGCGAAGTGGCAGCGGAAGGATTTACGTTCTCAGAGATAACCGGGACAAGTCCAATACAGACCACCTTCACCTGGCAGCCCGATTGCAGCATCTTCAAGGATGGCGTCTATGAAAATGATTACACCTTTAAGTTTATGCTGACCGACGATCACTGCATTACCGCAAAGAAAGATTCGGTCACGATCACGGTAAAGATCAAAGACCTTGATGGATCTGATTCGAACTTTATGCCGCCTAATTTCTTTTCTCCCAATGGAGATAATGTAAATGATTACTTCGCTATGGAGTTAAAAGATAATACGACAGGTGAGGTAAAGAATATTCTGCCACTTGATAACTGCGCTTCCCAGTTTGAATCGGTTCGTATATACAACCGCTGGGGAAATCAGGTGTATCAAAGTTTAGAACGGAATTTCCAATGGGATGGAAAAGGCGAATCGGCTGGCGTCTATTTCTATTTCTTGAAGTACACTGAAAAAGAGTACAGGGGAACAGTATCGCTGAGATACTAA